One region of Syntrophobacter fumaroxidans MPOB genomic DNA includes:
- a CDS encoding HD domain-containing protein — protein MHSISESLRKQREQVLSDSSEDALIRHTSLLEIAIISLYNRLVNRLSQDTEHFRSSAAVIGLDGFARGVIGPGQPVRILFLMTDSALWNASWLDEITVPLTEAGWTVDLRRETIDSLMIALEGDFEAFLELLEMRYVSGNRQLLEQAEKGIEGFIEARREELLSRLYGTVKAREGRLQKPESWLEPDLQDNPGALSDIVAIRLACRIASNIRSLDDAIFMGYLVRREVDFIRHAEKSYMRLLGLLRSLSDKSSGVLHFDEQGLLADKLGYAERAGYLPVESLMQEVFQLFHGVGVVSAEFWERLRESRENLPAAGEMRGEPLEEGLFVLNGKIHIQTDRYPATPGHLVHLFRLAAEGGLGFANVTRQWVHHHRNALNSSSGDPLVKEELFALIRADSEDLPAFRRFCDNGLFTALIPELAAVYGLAQHDAFHLYPIHEHHLRTLSELKKIRAGFYSAAEPELTQIARGIEDPVWLYLAGLLHDIGKSSGRGHAAKGGEMIPAIARRLGLEPEETSKVRFLVAQHLLLMDSASLRDLADQEMLAGCAAAVGSSELLDLLVLLSYADMLSTGPKARQKWRDTPVLALYNSIRHLLEKGEPSARAITERIERLRNQVRNEVLDLVDEAQLDSYFSQLVPRYLLSMQPKAVARHLRMWRHLQSSDTPFVWEVESSGDTAEITIVSWEKPGLLSRCAGLLTLHSMNILGAQVFTMHNGLILLIFQCRLPGGAGGGMDWNAVRLDVERLLLGKMALDYRIAEHARRRPASQVPMRTAPSQVLVDNQSSAMYTILEVYTVDRVGLLYTIGRTLFELQIRISVAKITTKIDQVADVFYVRTHQGEKVSDPEQIDELKRALLFWLDGPAEMPA, from the coding sequence ATGCATTCTATTTCAGAGTCATTGAGAAAACAGCGGGAGCAAGTCCTGAGCGACAGCAGCGAGGATGCCCTGATCCGGCACACGAGTCTGCTGGAAATCGCCATCATCTCCCTTTACAACCGGCTCGTGAACCGGCTCAGCCAGGATACGGAGCATTTCCGGTCCAGCGCCGCGGTGATCGGCCTGGACGGTTTCGCGCGCGGAGTCATCGGCCCCGGTCAGCCGGTGCGCATCCTTTTCCTGATGACGGATTCCGCGTTGTGGAATGCAAGCTGGCTGGACGAAATCACCGTGCCCCTGACCGAGGCGGGCTGGACCGTGGATTTGCGCCGGGAGACCATCGATTCGCTGATGATCGCGCTCGAAGGCGATTTTGAGGCATTCCTGGAGTTGCTCGAAATGAGGTATGTCTCCGGGAATCGCCAATTGCTGGAACAGGCTGAGAAGGGCATCGAGGGATTTATCGAGGCGCGGCGCGAGGAATTGCTTTCCCGCCTGTACGGCACGGTCAAAGCCAGGGAGGGGAGGCTGCAGAAACCCGAAAGTTGGCTCGAGCCCGATTTGCAGGACAATCCGGGCGCCCTTTCCGACATCGTGGCGATACGGCTGGCCTGCCGCATCGCATCCAATATCCGGAGCCTGGATGATGCCATCTTCATGGGATACCTGGTGCGCCGGGAGGTGGATTTCATCCGGCATGCGGAAAAATCGTACATGCGCCTGCTGGGCCTGTTGAGGAGCCTGTCGGATAAGTCGTCCGGCGTGCTTCATTTCGACGAGCAGGGACTGCTGGCGGACAAGCTCGGCTACGCCGAAAGAGCCGGTTACCTCCCGGTGGAAAGCCTGATGCAGGAAGTGTTCCAGCTGTTTCACGGGGTGGGGGTGGTTTCCGCGGAGTTTTGGGAGCGCCTGAGGGAGAGCCGGGAAAACCTTCCCGCAGCCGGGGAAATGCGGGGCGAGCCCCTGGAAGAGGGCCTTTTCGTGTTGAACGGGAAGATCCACATTCAAACGGACCGCTACCCCGCGACCCCCGGACACCTCGTCCACCTGTTCCGCCTCGCGGCCGAAGGAGGGCTGGGGTTCGCCAACGTCACGCGGCAATGGGTCCACCATCATCGTAACGCACTGAATTCCTCCTCCGGAGATCCGCTGGTCAAAGAGGAACTGTTCGCACTGATCCGGGCGGATTCGGAAGACCTTCCCGCGTTCCGACGATTTTGCGACAACGGCCTGTTCACCGCATTGATACCGGAGCTTGCCGCGGTCTACGGGCTGGCGCAGCATGACGCGTTTCACCTGTATCCCATTCACGAGCATCATCTGCGTACGTTGAGCGAATTGAAGAAGATACGGGCCGGCTTCTATTCGGCGGCCGAACCCGAGCTCACCCAGATCGCCCGGGGCATCGAGGACCCCGTCTGGCTTTACCTGGCCGGATTGCTGCACGATATCGGGAAGAGTTCGGGAAGGGGGCACGCGGCCAAAGGCGGAGAAATGATTCCGGCCATTGCGCGCCGCCTGGGCCTGGAACCCGAGGAAACCTCCAAGGTCCGTTTTCTTGTGGCCCAGCACCTGTTGCTCATGGACAGCGCTTCGCTCAGAGACCTTGCGGACCAGGAGATGCTGGCCGGATGCGCGGCTGCGGTGGGCAGTTCCGAACTGCTCGATCTGCTCGTTCTGCTGAGCTACGCGGACATGCTGTCCACCGGACCCAAGGCCCGGCAGAAATGGAGGGACACGCCGGTTCTCGCCCTCTACAACAGCATCCGACACCTGCTCGAGAAGGGAGAACCGAGCGCCCGGGCCATCACGGAAAGAATCGAACGGTTGCGAAACCAGGTCCGCAACGAAGTGCTCGACCTGGTGGACGAGGCACAGCTGGACTCGTATTTCTCCCAACTGGTTCCGCGATACCTTCTTTCGATGCAGCCGAAGGCCGTCGCCAGGCACCTGCGCATGTGGCGCCATCTCCAGTCCTCCGATACGCCCTTCGTGTGGGAGGTCGAGTCTTCGGGCGATACCGCGGAAATCACCATCGTGAGCTGGGAAAAACCGGGGCTGCTCTCCCGGTGTGCCGGCCTCCTGACGCTTCACAGCATGAACATCCTGGGAGCGCAGGTGTTTACCATGCACAACGGATTGATTCTGCTGATCTTTCAGTGTCGCCTGCCGGGCGGCGCGGGAGGCGGGATGGATTGGAACGCGGTTCGGCTGGATGTGGAACGCCTGCTGCTGGGCAAGATGGCGCTCGACTACCGCATTGCCGAGCATGCCCGGCGGCGGCCGGCCTCCCAGGTCCCGATGCGGACCGCGCCGAGCCAGGTCCTGGTGGATAACCAATCATCGGCGATGTACACCATCCTGGAGGTCTACACGGTGGATCGGGTGGGGCTGCTCTACACGATCGGCAGGACCCTGTTCGAGCTGCAAATCCGTATATCCGTCGCGAAGATCACGACCAAGATCGACCAGGTCGCCGACGTCTTCTACGTCAGGACCCATCAGGGAGAGAAAGTCAGCGATCCCGAGCAGATCGACGAGCTGAAAAGAGCGCTTCTTTTCTGGTTGGACGGCCCCGCGGAGATGCCGGCCTGA
- a CDS encoding lytic transglycosylase domain-containing protein, which translates to MLNRIGFRGVAPAVLGILLSIVCSGCTTTPQPSPSVSPQPQPPAAREPVHVAPQAAPVSCAATFPYYPPPDRLDLCGEPVPLQHDSVRERFDREFTTVVYNHAQVYLWLKRMDRYFPQIEERLKSMGLPDDLKYVAIVESDLVPNVVSPKGAAGPWQFMPATGSAYGLHQQGSIDKRYDFERSTISAFRYLSDLNRKYNNWALAIAAYNCGEKRILDESRAQGTRDYYHLKLPTETERYVMRILAVKAVLGNPTRYGYCLPKGMGYGELKVDRVTMNLSCSTPIQTVAACAGTTYREFKRLNPEFRAEVIPSGCHEVKFPAGCGPAFEQNFSASRASMSSSVPEPSSDEAPREPAQVRQPKPSPLKAKSRQPAETFHTVRKGDTLFSIARHYRVNAQDIKKANRLRGNDIVPGQKLKIP; encoded by the coding sequence ATGTTGAATCGAATCGGTTTCAGAGGCGTTGCTCCCGCCGTGCTCGGCATCCTGCTGTCCATCGTCTGCTCGGGCTGTACCACCACCCCGCAGCCATCCCCGAGCGTCTCCCCTCAGCCTCAGCCCCCGGCCGCCAGGGAACCCGTTCACGTCGCGCCGCAGGCCGCACCCGTATCCTGTGCCGCCACGTTTCCATATTACCCGCCCCCCGACCGGCTGGATCTCTGCGGGGAGCCGGTTCCATTGCAGCACGACTCCGTGAGGGAACGCTTCGACCGTGAGTTCACCACGGTGGTCTATAACCATGCCCAGGTTTACCTCTGGTTGAAGCGCATGGATCGCTATTTCCCGCAAATCGAGGAACGCCTGAAGTCCATGGGTCTGCCGGACGACCTGAAGTACGTGGCGATCGTGGAAAGCGACCTGGTGCCGAATGTGGTTTCCCCCAAGGGAGCGGCCGGCCCCTGGCAGTTCATGCCCGCGACCGGATCCGCCTACGGCCTGCATCAGCAGGGCTCCATCGACAAGCGATACGATTTCGAGCGATCCACGATCAGCGCTTTCCGATACCTGAGCGATCTGAACCGCAAATACAACAACTGGGCACTGGCAATCGCCGCGTACAACTGCGGCGAAAAACGGATCCTGGACGAATCCCGGGCACAGGGAACAAGGGACTATTACCACCTGAAGCTTCCGACGGAGACGGAGCGCTACGTAATGCGAATCCTCGCGGTCAAGGCGGTCCTCGGCAATCCGACCCGATACGGGTACTGCCTTCCCAAGGGAATGGGCTACGGTGAGCTGAAGGTGGACCGCGTGACCATGAACCTGTCCTGTTCCACCCCCATCCAGACCGTTGCCGCATGCGCGGGCACCACGTACCGGGAATTCAAGCGGCTCAACCCCGAGTTCCGTGCCGAGGTCATCCCTTCCGGCTGCCACGAGGTCAAATTCCCCGCCGGATGCGGTCCGGCCTTCGAACAGAATTTCAGCGCGAGCCGGGCGTCCATGTCCTCCTCCGTTCCGGAGCCGTCGTCGGATGAGGCTCCAAGGGAGCCGGCCCAGGTGCGTCAGCCAAAACCCTCGCCCCTCAAGGCCAAGTCCCGACAGCCCGCGGAAACTTTCCACACGGTCAGGAAAGGAGACACTCTGTTCAGCATAGCCAGGCATTACAGGGTGAACGCGCAGGACATCAAGAAGGCCAATCGTCTCAGGGGCAACGACATCGTTCCGGGACAGAAGCTGAAGATCCCCTGA
- a CDS encoding phage holin family protein has protein sequence MRGLVLRWLVVTFAIVCASYLIEGIRVSGFFSALFAAATLGVLNVFLRPLILILTLPINVLTFGLFTFVINALMLKMASSVIPGFHVEGFWAAVFGALVISVVGWVLSAFIDDRESGGIIDLKKKDGNRWG, from the coding sequence ATGAGGGGCTTGGTTTTGCGGTGGCTCGTTGTGACCTTCGCAATCGTATGCGCATCGTATCTCATCGAAGGGATCCGCGTGAGCGGTTTCTTCTCGGCATTGTTCGCCGCCGCGACGCTGGGTGTGCTGAACGTCTTCCTCCGGCCGCTGATCCTCATCCTGACCTTGCCGATCAACGTGCTCACGTTCGGTTTGTTCACCTTCGTCATCAATGCCCTGATGCTGAAGATGGCTTCTTCGGTGATTCCCGGCTTCCACGTGGAGGGGTTCTGGGCCGCCGTTTTCGGAGCGCTGGTGATCAGCGTGGTCGGCTGGGTGCTGTCGGCCTTCATCGATGACCGGGAAAGCGGCGGAATCATCGACTTGAAGAAAAAAGACGGCAACCGGTGGGGGTAA
- a CDS encoding YheT family hydrolase — MPLIDPSSYVPPALFSNGHIQTIFPALLRKVDGVFYHRERIATPDEDFLDLDWSRMGARRLGVVCHGLEGDSTRAYVMGMVRALNGAGWDALAWNYRGCSGEINRRLRFYHSGETGDLGTVIAHAVASGVYEKVALIGFSAGGNIVLKYLGEKGESLAMPVCGAAAFSVPCDLGASARRLADPGNRFYLRRFLKLLHEKIRRKMELMPGEIDDRDYDRIKTFKEFDDRYTARLFGFKDAEDYWRRASCKPYLERIRVPALLVNALDDPFLTPECRPVEQARRSPFFFLELPGSGGHVGFVSFARDGRYWSERRAVEFLDAM; from the coding sequence ATGCCGCTGATCGATCCTTCATCGTACGTGCCTCCCGCCCTGTTTTCCAACGGGCATATCCAGACGATCTTTCCGGCCCTGCTGCGAAAGGTGGACGGGGTTTTTTACCATAGGGAGAGGATCGCCACCCCCGATGAGGATTTTCTGGACCTGGACTGGTCGAGGATGGGGGCCCGGCGGCTGGGTGTCGTTTGCCACGGCCTGGAGGGAGATTCGACGCGCGCGTACGTCATGGGCATGGTCAGGGCGCTGAACGGCGCGGGATGGGACGCTCTTGCCTGGAACTATCGCGGCTGCAGCGGAGAAATCAACCGGCGGCTGCGGTTCTATCACAGCGGGGAAACCGGGGACCTCGGCACGGTGATCGCTCACGCGGTTGCCTCCGGCGTCTACGAAAAGGTTGCGCTGATCGGGTTCAGCGCGGGTGGGAACATCGTCCTGAAGTACCTGGGCGAAAAGGGAGAGAGCCTGGCGATGCCCGTCTGCGGGGCGGCGGCCTTTTCCGTGCCCTGCGACCTCGGAGCGAGCGCCCGTCGGCTGGCCGATCCGGGCAATCGGTTCTACCTGCGGCGTTTCCTGAAGCTGCTGCATGAAAAAATCCGGCGGAAAATGGAGCTCATGCCCGGTGAAATCGACGATCGCGACTATGACCGGATCAAGACCTTCAAGGAGTTCGACGATCGATATACGGCGCGCTTGTTCGGTTTCAAAGACGCCGAAGACTACTGGCGAAGGGCGAGCTGTAAGCCGTATCTCGAGAGAATCAGGGTTCCGGCGCTGCTGGTGAACGCCCTCGACGATCCCTTCCTGACCCCGGAATGCCGTCCCGTGGAACAAGCGCGCCGAAGCCCGTTCTTCTTCCTGGAGCTGCCGGGGAGCGGCGGGCACGTCGGCTTCGTGTCCTTCGCAAGGGACGGCCGGTACTGGTCCGAGCGGCGAGCGGTCGAATTCCTGGACGCGATGTAG
- a CDS encoding ROK family protein has translation MLRLGVDLGGTKIEIIALDDGGNELARFREATPRGDYRSTLEAVARLVSKVEAELGGERGSVGIGTPGAVSRATGLLRNSNSVCLNGKPIARDLEAVLGRPVRIANDANCFALSEYRDGAARGARVVFGAIVGTGTGAGIVVGGEVLEGVNAIAGEWGHNPLPWPKDDERPGPRCYCGRYGCIETFLSGPGMAALHALSTGDRLPPEEIVARADEGDPSCEHTLLRYEDRMARSLAHVINILDPDVIVLGGGMSNIRRLYRNVPRLWGAYVFSDRVDTRLVPPRFGDSSGVRGAAWLWG, from the coding sequence ATGCTCAGACTGGGGGTCGACCTGGGGGGGACGAAAATCGAGATCATCGCCCTGGACGACGGCGGCAATGAGCTCGCGCGATTCCGCGAAGCCACTCCGCGGGGCGATTATCGGTCCACCCTCGAGGCCGTGGCCCGGTTGGTTTCGAAAGTCGAGGCCGAGCTCGGGGGGGAACGGGGAAGCGTCGGGATCGGCACTCCCGGGGCCGTTTCCAGGGCCACCGGCCTGCTCAGGAATTCCAATTCCGTGTGTCTCAACGGAAAACCCATTGCGCGGGACCTGGAAGCCGTGCTCGGTCGCCCCGTTCGCATCGCTAATGACGCCAACTGCTTTGCTCTTTCGGAATATCGGGATGGAGCGGCCCGCGGAGCGCGGGTGGTCTTCGGAGCGATCGTCGGCACGGGCACGGGCGCGGGGATCGTGGTTGGAGGCGAGGTGCTGGAAGGCGTGAACGCCATCGCCGGAGAATGGGGTCACAATCCGCTTCCCTGGCCGAAGGACGACGAACGGCCGGGGCCGCGCTGCTACTGCGGTCGCTACGGGTGCATCGAGACGTTCCTTTCCGGCCCGGGCATGGCGGCCCTGCATGCACTGTCCACGGGGGACCGGCTCCCGCCGGAGGAAATCGTCGCCCGGGCGGACGAGGGCGATCCCTCGTGCGAGCACACCCTGCTGCGGTACGAAGACCGCATGGCCCGTTCGCTGGCGCATGTCATCAACATCCTCGACCCCGACGTCATCGTTTTGGGCGGGGGCATGTCCAACATCCGGCGCCTGTACCGCAACGTCCCACGGCTGTGGGGCGCCTATGTCTTTTCCGACCGGGTGGACACGCGCCTGGTGCCTCCGCGGTTCGGCGACTCCAGCGGAGTGCGCGGCGCCGCCTGGCTCTGGGGGTGA
- a CDS encoding helix-turn-helix domain-containing protein: MKAYGWFKEMRDEARDSFEFKLAALKIEVTERILEAMERRSMNRKQLADSLGVSKASVSRLLNNGSNATLKTLLQIAEALDCDLSIGIRRRAAARDSGKTEEEDPEKMKKAAAR; this comes from the coding sequence GTGAAGGCCTACGGGTGGTTCAAGGAAATGCGCGACGAAGCGCGGGACAGCTTCGAATTCAAGCTCGCGGCGCTCAAAATCGAGGTCACGGAGAGAATCCTGGAAGCCATGGAGCGCAGGAGCATGAATCGAAAACAGCTTGCCGACTCGCTCGGAGTGAGCAAGGCCTCGGTCTCCAGGCTCCTGAACAACGGTTCCAACGCCACGCTCAAGACCCTTCTGCAAATTGCCGAGGCACTGGATTGCGATTTGAGCATCGGCATTAGGCGCAGGGCTGCAGCAAGAGATTCCGGGAAGACCGAGGAAGAAGACCCTGAAAAGATGAAAAAAGCGGCAGCGCGGTAG